One window of the Camelina sativa cultivar DH55 chromosome 1, Cs, whole genome shotgun sequence genome contains the following:
- the LOC109125994 gene encoding uncharacterized protein LOC109125994 produces the protein MLQACQMEELSSKGNGFTWAGRRYDLWIQSKLDRVFGNKQWFSQFPASNQSFLEFRGSDHRPVLMKLLSSQEAYRGQFRFDKKFLHKPEVEAEVIKAWNSSSSRLGTTTSDRIRICRKALSTWKKENNSNAKDKIHQVENALEKEQSLSLPDLEHVGFLKRELSRAYRDEETYWSQRSREKWMRCGDRNTKFFQASVKGNRSKKRIEKLKDINGYEQFSEAAKGEVACAYFQNLFTSSNPSSFETWF, from the exons ATGTTACAAGCTTGTCAGATGGAAGAACTTTCTAGCAAAGGCAACGGGTTTACTTGGGCAGGCAGGAGATATGATCTTTGGATCCAGAGCAAACTGGATAGAGTTTTTGGAAATAAACAATGGTTTTCTCAATTTCCAGCATCAAACCAATCCTTCCTGGAGTTCAGAGGATCGGATCATCGACCAGTTCTCATGAAGTTACTATCCTCACAAGAGGCATACAGAGGTCAGTTccgttttgataaaaaatttcttcaTAAGCCAGAAGTAGAAGCTGAAGTTATAAAAGCTtggaattcttcttcttcacgccTTGGAACGACAACGTCTGATCGCATAAGAATCTGTAGAAAAGCCCTGAGCacttggaaaaaggaaaataattccaATGCGAAAGACAAAATCCATCAAGTGGAAAATGCCTTGGAGAAGGAACAATCTCTCAGTCTTCCCGACTTAGAACATGTTGGATTCTTAAAAAGGGAGCTCTCAAGAGCCTACAGGGATGAAGAAACTTATTGGAGCCAAAGGAGCAGAGAGAAATGGATGCGTTGCGGAGATAGGAACACGAAATTCTTCCAAGCCTCAGTAAAGGGTAACAGATCAAAAAAAAGGATTGAAAAACTGAAAGACATCAATGGGTATGAACAATTTTCAGAGGCAGCCAAAGGGGAAGTGGCATGTGCTTATTTTCAAAATCTGTTTACGTCGTCTAATCCATCGAGCTTTGAGACCTGGTT TTAG